A stretch of the Halictus rubicundus isolate RS-2024b chromosome 16, iyHalRubi1_principal, whole genome shotgun sequence genome encodes the following:
- the Abl gene encoding tyrosine-protein kinase Abl isoform X3, whose translation MGAQQTKERIVPAGSTARQMRKQPRNLKESRLVGSNIFTEHSEALLQSRPLPHIPALPDGDPPSGSGIQPISQQVNIQQHTGVPSTGLLEAANRWTSKENLLAQEEDDPQLFVALYDFQAGGENQLSLKKGEQVRILSYNKSGEWCEAHSSTGQVGWVPSNYVTPVNSLEKHSWYHGRISRNAAEYLLSSGINGSFLVRESESSPGQRSISLRYEGRVYHYRINEDSEGKMFVTTESKFNTLAELVHHHSMLADGLITQLLYPAPKHNKPTVFPLSPEPDEWEINRTDIVMRHKLGGGQYGDVYEAVWKRYNMTVAVKTLKEDTMALKDFLEEAAIMKEMKHRNLVQLIGVCTREPPFYIITEFMSKGNLLDYLRNESKHQINAVVLMHMATQIASGMSYLESRNFIHRDLAARNCLVGENHLVKVADFGLARLMRDDTYTAHAGAKFPIKWTAPEGLAYNKFSTKSDVWAFGILLWEIATYGMSPYPGVDLTDVYHMLEKGYRMECPPGCPPKVYELMRQCWQWAAADRPTFKEIHHSLENMFQESSITEEVEKQLQGGGEIPLLSYKKSQTGSTGNIHGLVLVSEPLPSSETTGSVTKLSTFTGGLSSKNNSSMVQMRRSTNKKGKQAPAPPKRTSLLSSCSSFRDSAYQEQDIQNTESNTMILDDATDLNGIDKILEGGCEIEEDGEGSQGTAEPNFMSQPSTSPEPIPGLACSQKQIKSRPYSSKEPLPPKVVQVGALEVQNVKRAINRYGTLPKGARIGAFLESIRQSSMPSNQESTSITSAMTPGSVEQHDASIDSSQHRSLSPRQSNLRSQPQMTRSNSSSGVVNTYQPPNSPRGRVVAVRKNNQSDGVGLRTFRVSGNSNFRTASPSRSVQPTLADLEFPPPPADLPPPPDEAFSTPEQADLPPPISCTEISQVRSSPLSIRKAKSTDWRTKEEDNEQQEDRNDVSNAEPSVKEASSRFGVNLRRRETQDSAPRTSDNKRAGFKSRIETIEPAAPPEEAPPPPPPPPPPIAMNTPPDSFERKPGMKEMLELKLINEIKQGAETKHGTTAKKPGITSSTPSAPLDPASQLLSELCASFNMDSGQRHAQNEYAVSTLKTNEATQDQQQQQTHNIYKDSSMSSPVTESILSSGNVGFKLKRVDKRNNPQKEETLDGQIIDFKARLRKVENTEKEKSAEDRSNFTEQSSESEEQQDDKRRSTGSISSLKKLWENKESCDSQPHSPKLSVRGGSSKSEMLDQTEDSPEDHSGASTRSQSSGSKSDTRLWPPPEPEKPVVPAKPLKPLCSSAKHFCSSIYATPNCAKPQHTEDDLSKQNIDSRTAKQAVLELSTLIESSVLNLKSNSTIVMTSWLQLSDKVGLLHGMCTNLADSGIAPHARFQFRELLARLELQARQLRAAGTRNVAENTRLLTDLQNTIKDVVNAVQR comes from the exons ATTCCGGCATTACCAGATGGTGATCCTCCAAGCGGTTCCGGCATTCAGCCAATTTCACAGCAAGTAAATATTCAACAACACACTGGTGTTCCTTCAACAGGGCTTTTGGAAGCTGCAAACAG ATGGACTAGTAAGGAAAATCTATTAGCTCAAGAGGAAGATGATCCGCAGTTGTTTGTTGCTCTCTATGATTTTCAAGCAGGTGGTGAAAACCAACTTAGTCTTAAGAAAG GAGAACAAGTTCGTATTCTGAGTTATAATAAGAGTGGTGAATGGTGTGAAGCTCATTCAAGTACTGGTCAAGTGGGTTGGGTTCCATCAAACTATGTCACTCCAGTAAATTCTCTGGAAAAGCATTCTTGGTATCATGGAAGAATATCCAGGAATGCTGCTGAGTATTTGTTAAGTTCTGGAATAAATGGAAGCTTTTTGGTTCGTGAATCAGAAAGTAGTCCAGGTCAACGTAGTATTTCACTGCGATATGAGGGTAGGGTTTATCATTATAGGATTAATGAAGACAGTGAAGGAAAG ATGTTTGTCACTACTGAAAGCAAATTTAATACTCTAGCAGAACTTGTACATCATCATTCAATGCTCGCTGATGGTTTAATCACACAATTACTTTATCCTGCACCAAAGCACAATAAACCTACTGTTTTCCCACTTAGTCCGG AACCAGATGAATGGGAAATCAATAGAACAGATATAGTCATGAGACATAAATTAGGAGGGGGACAATATGGGGATGTCTATGAAGCTGTGTGGAAGAGGTACAACATGACTGTTGCCGTAAAGACTTTAAAG GAGGATACAATGGCTTTAAAAGACTTCTTAGAGGAGGCTGCAATCATGAAGGAGATGAAGCACAGAAATTTAGTTCAGTTAATAGGTGTATGTACTCGGGAGCCGCCTTTTTACATCATTACTGAATTTATGAGTAAGGGGAACCTGTTAGACTATTTACGGAACGAGAGCAAGCATCAAATCAACGCAGTAGTTCTGATGCATATGGCAACACAAATCGCTAGTGGAATGAGTTACCTAGAAAGCAGAAATTTCATTCACAG AGATCTAGCTGCTCGAAACTGCTTAGTGGGTGAGAATCATCTAGTGAAGGTCGCTGACTTTGGTTTGGCCCGGTTGATGAGAGATGATACCTACACTGCTCATGCTGGGGCAAAATTCCCTATAAAGTGGACTGCTCCAGAAGGATTAGCATATAATAAATTCTCTACAAAG TCTGATGTATGGGCTTTTGGAATCTTGTTATGGGAAATAGCAACATATGGTATGTCTCCATATCCTGGTGTTGATTTAACGGATGTATATCATATGTTGGAGAAAGGATACAGAATGGAATGTCCTCCCGGATGTCCACCAAAAGTTTATGAACTAATGCGTCAATGCTGGCAGTGGGCAGCTGCTGACCGGCCAACGTTTAAAGAAATTCATCACTCTCTGGAAAACATGTTCCAAGAATCCAGCATTACCGAAG aaGTTGAAAAGCAGCTTCAAGGTGGAGGAGAAATACCCTTATTATCATACAAGAAATCTCAAACTGGTAGTACTGGAAACATCCACGGACTTGTTCTTGTCTCTGAACCATTACCTTCTTCAG AAACTACTGGTTCCGTAACGAAACTGAGCACATTCACGGGTGGTCTGTCGAGTAAGAACAATAGCAGCATGGTTCAAATGAGGCGTTCTACAAATAAAAAGGGAAAGCAAGCTCCAGCTCCACCTAAAAGAACCAG CTTGCTGTCGTCGTGCAGTTCGTTCCGCGACTCTGCGTATCAAGAGCAAGATATTCAAAATACTGAATCGAACACCATGATACTTGACGACGCCACGGATCTAAATGGTATTGATAAGatactcgaag GAGGCTGCGAAATCGAGGAGGATGGAGAGGGTTCTCAGGGTACGGCGGAACCGAACTTCATGTCTCAACCTTCAACGTCTCCGGAACCCATACCTGGACTGGCTTGTTCTCAAAAACAAATCAAATCGAGACCTTATTCATCGAAGGAACCATTACCACCGAAG GTGGTACAAGTAGGAGCTTTAGAAGTACAGAACGTAAAACGAGCCATTAATCGTTACGGTACATTACCGAAGGGTGCTAGAATTGGCGCATTTCTTGAGTCAATTCGTCAAAGCAGCATGCCGTCGAATCAAGAATCTACTTCGATAACCTCAGCGATGACACCTGGTTCGGTAGAGCAACATGACGCTTCTATCGACAGCTCACAACACAGGTCGCTTTCACCTCGTCAAAGTAATCTAAGAAGTCAACCTCAAATGACCCGCAGCAATTCTTCAAGCGGCGTTGTCAATACTTACCAGCCTCCGAATTCTCCTCGCGGTCGGGTTGTTGCTGTGAGAAAAAACAACCAGTCCGATGGTGTTGGTCTAAGAACTTTTCGGGTCTCGGGTAACTCTAACTTCCGTACTGCAAGTCCGTCGAGATCTGTTCAACCAACATTAGCCGATTTAGAATTTCCTCCTCCACCCGCCGATCTGCCACCTCCTCCGGACGAAGCTTTTTCCACTCCGGAACAGGCTGATCTCCCACCGCCAATTTCTTGCACAGAAATTTCTCAAGTGAGAAGTTCCCCTCTCTCTATACGAAAGGCAAAGAGTACGGACTGGCGAACGAAGGAGGAAGACAACGAACAACAAGAAGATAGAAACGATGTTAGTAACGCAGAGCCTTCTGTTAAAGAAGCCAGTTCGAGATTTGGAGTTAATCTGAGACGCAGAGAAACTCAAGACAGCGCACCTAGAACTTCTGATAATAAAAGAGCGGGGTTTAAATCTAGAATAGAAACAATTGAGCCCGCTGCACCACCGGAAGAAGCACCGCCTCCTcctccgccaccaccaccaccgattGCTATGAATACACCCCCCGACAGTTTCGAGCGTAAACCCGGCATGAAAGAGATGTTAGAACTGAAATTGATTAATGAAATTAAACAGGGTGCAGAGACGAAGCATGGAACTACTGCAAAGAAACCTGGAATCACTAGCAGTACCCCGTCTGCACCCTTGGATCCAGCATCGCAGTTACTTTCGGAACTCTGTGCTAGTTTTAATATGGATTCTGGTCAGAG ACACGCCCAAAATGAATATGCTGTGTCAACTTTAAAAACCAACGAGGCGACACAAgatcaacaacaacaacaaactcACAACATTTACAAGGATTCGTCAATGTCATCTCCTGTGACTGAGTCTATTCTGTCCAGCGGGAACGTTGGATTTAAATTGAAAAGGGTGGACAAGCGGAACAATCCACAAAAGGAAGAGACACTCGATGGACAAATAATTGATTTCAAGGCAAGACTGCGAAAAGTCGAGAacactgaaaaagaaaaatctgcAGAGGACAGAAGTAACTTTACCGAGCAGTCTTCAGAATCAGAAGAGCAACAAGATGACAAGCGTAGAAGTACTGGCAGTATTAGTAGTTTGAAAAAGCTTTGGGAAAACAAGGAATCCTGTGATAGCCAGCCTCACAGTCCAAAGCTTAGTGTCCGAGGAGGCAGTAGTAAATCGGAGATGCTTGACCAGACCGAAGATTCGCCGGAAGATCATAGTGGAGCTTCAACTCGTAGTCAGAG TTCTGGTAGCAAAAGCGATACTAGATTATGGCCACCGCCTGAACCAGAGAAACCCGTCGTGCCAGCGAAACCGCTGAAACCTCTCTGTTCTTCGGCGAAACATTTCTGCTCTTCAATATACGCAACACCGAATTGCGCGAAGCCTCAACACACCGAAGACGATTTAAGCAAGCAGAACATAGATTCAAGAACCGCGAAACAAGCTGTATTGGAGCTCTCGACGTTGATCGAAAGCAGCGTACTAAATCTGAAAAGCAATTCGACGATAGTAATGACCAGCTGGCTCCAACTGTCTGACAAGGTAGGGCTGTTGCACGGTATGTGCACAAACCTCGCTGACAGTGGCATCGCACCACATGCCCGATTTCAATTCCGCGAGCTTCTAGCTAGGTTAGAACTTCAGGCACGGCAGCTTCGCGCTGCAGGTACTCGAAATGTCGCAGAGAATACGAGACTCCTCACCGACTTGCAAAACACGATAAAAGATGTGGTGAATGCCGTGCAAAGATAA
- the Abl gene encoding tyrosine-protein kinase Abl isoform X4, with the protein MGAQQTKERIVPAGSTARQMRKQPRNLKESRLVGSNIFTEHSEALLQSRPLPHIPALPDGDPPSGSGIQPISQQVNIQQHTGVPSTGLLEAANRWTSKENLLAQEEDDPQLFVALYDFQAGGENQLSLKKGEQVRILSYNKSGEWCEAHSSTGQVGWVPSNYVTPVNSLEKHSWYHGRISRNAAEYLLSSGINGSFLVRESESSPGQRSISLRYEGRVYHYRINEDSEGKMFVTTESKFNTLAELVHHHSMLADGLITQLLYPAPKHNKPTVFPLSPEPDEWEINRTDIVMRHKLGGGQYGDVYEAVWKRYNMTVAVKTLKEDTMALKDFLEEAAIMKEMKHRNLVQLIGVCTREPPFYIITEFMSKGNLLDYLRNESKHQINAVVLMHMATQIASGMSYLESRNFIHRDLAARNCLVGENHLVKVADFGLARLMRDDTYTAHAGAKFPIKWTAPEGLAYNKFSTKSDVWAFGILLWEIATYGMSPYPGVDLTDVYHMLEKGYRMECPPGCPPKVYELMRQCWQWAAADRPTFKEIHHSLENMFQESSITEEVEKQLQGGGEIPLLSYKKSQTGSTGNIHGLVLVSEPLPSSETTGSVTKLSTFTGGLSSKNNSSMVQMRRSTNKKGKQAPAPPKRTSLLSSCSSFRDSAYQEQDIQNTESNTMILDDATDLNGGCEIEEDGEGSQGTAEPNFMSQPSTSPEPIPGLACSQKQIKSRPYSSKEPLPPKVVQVGALEVQNVKRAINRYGTLPKGARIGAFLESIRQSSMPSNQESTSITSAMTPGSVEQHDASIDSSQHRSLSPRQSNLRSQPQMTRSNSSSGVVNTYQPPNSPRGRVVAVRKNNQSDGVGLRTFRVSGNSNFRTASPSRSVQPTLADLEFPPPPADLPPPPDEAFSTPEQADLPPPISCTEISQVRSSPLSIRKAKSTDWRTKEEDNEQQEDRNDVSNAEPSVKEASSRFGVNLRRRETQDSAPRTSDNKRAGFKSRIETIEPAAPPEEAPPPPPPPPPPIAMNTPPDSFERKPGMKEMLELKLINEIKQGAETKHGTTAKKPGITSSTPSAPLDPASQLLSELCASFNMDSGQRHAQNEYAVSTLKTNEATQDQQQQQTHNIYKDSSMSSPVTESILSSGNVGFKLKRVDKRNNPQKEETLDGQIIDFKARLRKVENTEKEKSAEDRSNFTEQSSESEEQQDDKRRSTGSISSLKKLWENKESCDSQPHSPKLSVRGGSSKSEMLDQTEDSPEDHSGASTRSQSSGSKSDTRLWPPPEPEKPVVPAKPLKPLCSSAKHFCSSIYATPNCAKPQHTEDDLSKQNIDSRTAKQAVLELSTLIESSVLNLKSNSTIVMTSWLQLSDKVGLLHGMCTNLADSGIAPHARFQFRELLARLELQARQLRAAGTRNVAENTRLLTDLQNTIKDVVNAVQR; encoded by the exons ATTCCGGCATTACCAGATGGTGATCCTCCAAGCGGTTCCGGCATTCAGCCAATTTCACAGCAAGTAAATATTCAACAACACACTGGTGTTCCTTCAACAGGGCTTTTGGAAGCTGCAAACAG ATGGACTAGTAAGGAAAATCTATTAGCTCAAGAGGAAGATGATCCGCAGTTGTTTGTTGCTCTCTATGATTTTCAAGCAGGTGGTGAAAACCAACTTAGTCTTAAGAAAG GAGAACAAGTTCGTATTCTGAGTTATAATAAGAGTGGTGAATGGTGTGAAGCTCATTCAAGTACTGGTCAAGTGGGTTGGGTTCCATCAAACTATGTCACTCCAGTAAATTCTCTGGAAAAGCATTCTTGGTATCATGGAAGAATATCCAGGAATGCTGCTGAGTATTTGTTAAGTTCTGGAATAAATGGAAGCTTTTTGGTTCGTGAATCAGAAAGTAGTCCAGGTCAACGTAGTATTTCACTGCGATATGAGGGTAGGGTTTATCATTATAGGATTAATGAAGACAGTGAAGGAAAG ATGTTTGTCACTACTGAAAGCAAATTTAATACTCTAGCAGAACTTGTACATCATCATTCAATGCTCGCTGATGGTTTAATCACACAATTACTTTATCCTGCACCAAAGCACAATAAACCTACTGTTTTCCCACTTAGTCCGG AACCAGATGAATGGGAAATCAATAGAACAGATATAGTCATGAGACATAAATTAGGAGGGGGACAATATGGGGATGTCTATGAAGCTGTGTGGAAGAGGTACAACATGACTGTTGCCGTAAAGACTTTAAAG GAGGATACAATGGCTTTAAAAGACTTCTTAGAGGAGGCTGCAATCATGAAGGAGATGAAGCACAGAAATTTAGTTCAGTTAATAGGTGTATGTACTCGGGAGCCGCCTTTTTACATCATTACTGAATTTATGAGTAAGGGGAACCTGTTAGACTATTTACGGAACGAGAGCAAGCATCAAATCAACGCAGTAGTTCTGATGCATATGGCAACACAAATCGCTAGTGGAATGAGTTACCTAGAAAGCAGAAATTTCATTCACAG AGATCTAGCTGCTCGAAACTGCTTAGTGGGTGAGAATCATCTAGTGAAGGTCGCTGACTTTGGTTTGGCCCGGTTGATGAGAGATGATACCTACACTGCTCATGCTGGGGCAAAATTCCCTATAAAGTGGACTGCTCCAGAAGGATTAGCATATAATAAATTCTCTACAAAG TCTGATGTATGGGCTTTTGGAATCTTGTTATGGGAAATAGCAACATATGGTATGTCTCCATATCCTGGTGTTGATTTAACGGATGTATATCATATGTTGGAGAAAGGATACAGAATGGAATGTCCTCCCGGATGTCCACCAAAAGTTTATGAACTAATGCGTCAATGCTGGCAGTGGGCAGCTGCTGACCGGCCAACGTTTAAAGAAATTCATCACTCTCTGGAAAACATGTTCCAAGAATCCAGCATTACCGAAG aaGTTGAAAAGCAGCTTCAAGGTGGAGGAGAAATACCCTTATTATCATACAAGAAATCTCAAACTGGTAGTACTGGAAACATCCACGGACTTGTTCTTGTCTCTGAACCATTACCTTCTTCAG AAACTACTGGTTCCGTAACGAAACTGAGCACATTCACGGGTGGTCTGTCGAGTAAGAACAATAGCAGCATGGTTCAAATGAGGCGTTCTACAAATAAAAAGGGAAAGCAAGCTCCAGCTCCACCTAAAAGAACCAG CTTGCTGTCGTCGTGCAGTTCGTTCCGCGACTCTGCGTATCAAGAGCAAGATATTCAAAATACTGAATCGAACACCATGATACTTGACGACGCCACGGATCTAAATG GAGGCTGCGAAATCGAGGAGGATGGAGAGGGTTCTCAGGGTACGGCGGAACCGAACTTCATGTCTCAACCTTCAACGTCTCCGGAACCCATACCTGGACTGGCTTGTTCTCAAAAACAAATCAAATCGAGACCTTATTCATCGAAGGAACCATTACCACCGAAG GTGGTACAAGTAGGAGCTTTAGAAGTACAGAACGTAAAACGAGCCATTAATCGTTACGGTACATTACCGAAGGGTGCTAGAATTGGCGCATTTCTTGAGTCAATTCGTCAAAGCAGCATGCCGTCGAATCAAGAATCTACTTCGATAACCTCAGCGATGACACCTGGTTCGGTAGAGCAACATGACGCTTCTATCGACAGCTCACAACACAGGTCGCTTTCACCTCGTCAAAGTAATCTAAGAAGTCAACCTCAAATGACCCGCAGCAATTCTTCAAGCGGCGTTGTCAATACTTACCAGCCTCCGAATTCTCCTCGCGGTCGGGTTGTTGCTGTGAGAAAAAACAACCAGTCCGATGGTGTTGGTCTAAGAACTTTTCGGGTCTCGGGTAACTCTAACTTCCGTACTGCAAGTCCGTCGAGATCTGTTCAACCAACATTAGCCGATTTAGAATTTCCTCCTCCACCCGCCGATCTGCCACCTCCTCCGGACGAAGCTTTTTCCACTCCGGAACAGGCTGATCTCCCACCGCCAATTTCTTGCACAGAAATTTCTCAAGTGAGAAGTTCCCCTCTCTCTATACGAAAGGCAAAGAGTACGGACTGGCGAACGAAGGAGGAAGACAACGAACAACAAGAAGATAGAAACGATGTTAGTAACGCAGAGCCTTCTGTTAAAGAAGCCAGTTCGAGATTTGGAGTTAATCTGAGACGCAGAGAAACTCAAGACAGCGCACCTAGAACTTCTGATAATAAAAGAGCGGGGTTTAAATCTAGAATAGAAACAATTGAGCCCGCTGCACCACCGGAAGAAGCACCGCCTCCTcctccgccaccaccaccaccgattGCTATGAATACACCCCCCGACAGTTTCGAGCGTAAACCCGGCATGAAAGAGATGTTAGAACTGAAATTGATTAATGAAATTAAACAGGGTGCAGAGACGAAGCATGGAACTACTGCAAAGAAACCTGGAATCACTAGCAGTACCCCGTCTGCACCCTTGGATCCAGCATCGCAGTTACTTTCGGAACTCTGTGCTAGTTTTAATATGGATTCTGGTCAGAG ACACGCCCAAAATGAATATGCTGTGTCAACTTTAAAAACCAACGAGGCGACACAAgatcaacaacaacaacaaactcACAACATTTACAAGGATTCGTCAATGTCATCTCCTGTGACTGAGTCTATTCTGTCCAGCGGGAACGTTGGATTTAAATTGAAAAGGGTGGACAAGCGGAACAATCCACAAAAGGAAGAGACACTCGATGGACAAATAATTGATTTCAAGGCAAGACTGCGAAAAGTCGAGAacactgaaaaagaaaaatctgcAGAGGACAGAAGTAACTTTACCGAGCAGTCTTCAGAATCAGAAGAGCAACAAGATGACAAGCGTAGAAGTACTGGCAGTATTAGTAGTTTGAAAAAGCTTTGGGAAAACAAGGAATCCTGTGATAGCCAGCCTCACAGTCCAAAGCTTAGTGTCCGAGGAGGCAGTAGTAAATCGGAGATGCTTGACCAGACCGAAGATTCGCCGGAAGATCATAGTGGAGCTTCAACTCGTAGTCAGAG TTCTGGTAGCAAAAGCGATACTAGATTATGGCCACCGCCTGAACCAGAGAAACCCGTCGTGCCAGCGAAACCGCTGAAACCTCTCTGTTCTTCGGCGAAACATTTCTGCTCTTCAATATACGCAACACCGAATTGCGCGAAGCCTCAACACACCGAAGACGATTTAAGCAAGCAGAACATAGATTCAAGAACCGCGAAACAAGCTGTATTGGAGCTCTCGACGTTGATCGAAAGCAGCGTACTAAATCTGAAAAGCAATTCGACGATAGTAATGACCAGCTGGCTCCAACTGTCTGACAAGGTAGGGCTGTTGCACGGTATGTGCACAAACCTCGCTGACAGTGGCATCGCACCACATGCCCGATTTCAATTCCGCGAGCTTCTAGCTAGGTTAGAACTTCAGGCACGGCAGCTTCGCGCTGCAGGTACTCGAAATGTCGCAGAGAATACGAGACTCCTCACCGACTTGCAAAACACGATAAAAGATGTGGTGAATGCCGTGCAAAGATAA